In Desulfovibrio sp. UIB00, the sequence AGAGCCATATTGCAGGGGCTTGAGCGGGGGCGTGACAGCGCCAGAAAAACCGTGGTTTCTGCGGTGTCTCTGCCAGGCCTGAGCCTGCCTGAGCCAGCAAAAAAAGAGCCGGAACTGCCGGAAATTGCCGCTGCGCCGCCTCGCTCGGAACACCCGCTTGTGCTGCTGCTGCGCGAGCTGAATCCTGACGAGCTCAGCCCGCTGGACGCCCTGCGGCTGCTCATGGAATGGAAAAAACTGTGGAGCGACAGCCCGGAATCTGCCCCGCAAGCAGACGCCCTGCCGCCGGACGAGGATAGTCATGAGTAACGCCAATCCCTGGTCTGTCATCCAGCTTGTGGCGGAACGCCGCATTGAGGAAGCCCTGTCGCAAGGGGCCTTTGACAATCTGCCCGGCGCTGGCAAACCCCTTGAGCTTGAAGACCTCAGCCATGTGCCGGAAGACATGCGCATGGCCTACAAGATATTGCGCAATGCGGGTTGCCTGCCGCCCGAGCTTGAGGAGCGCAAGGAGCTGAACAGGCTTGTTGACCTGCTGGAGCACTGCGAGGACGAGCAGGAACGAGTGCGCCAGATGCAGAAGGTGCGCTTTATGGTCACGCGGGCCAAAATGCGCTTTCAGCGGCCCATGCAGATTGAGCAGGACGACCCCTATTACGACCGCCTGCTGGACAGACTGTCTGCCAATCCGCGCAAGGCGGGCTGATACAGACAGCATTGTCAGACGCCAGCCCCACAAAAAACAAAATGGCCGGGAACATCCCGGCCATTTTTTGCATCAAATCTGCATATCTCCGATTCTGACCATGTGACGCCCTATGGATTGAAAAAGAAATAAAACTTCCCCATGACCTGCCCTAGTACAGGTC encodes:
- a CDS encoding DnaJ family domain-containing protein yields the protein MSNANPWSVIQLVAERRIEEALSQGAFDNLPGAGKPLELEDLSHVPEDMRMAYKILRNAGCLPPELEERKELNRLVDLLEHCEDEQERVRQMQKVRFMVTRAKMRFQRPMQIEQDDPYYDRLLDRLSANPRKAG